Proteins co-encoded in one Pan paniscus chromosome 23, NHGRI_mPanPan1-v2.0_pri, whole genome shotgun sequence genomic window:
- the CBY1 gene encoding protein chibby homolog 1 isoform X2, translating into MDKCQKHDVECEKPDANEDSLCNSVHVQWPGEGSTGFAFIRPKMPFFGNTFSPKKTPPRKSASLSNLHSLDRSTREVELGLEYGSPTMNLAGQSLKFENGQWIAETGVSGGVDRREVQRLRRRNQQLEEENNLLRLKVDILLDMLSESTAESHLMEKELDELRISRKRK; encoded by the exons ATGGATAAATGTCAGAAACATGACGTTGAGTGTGAGAAGCCAGATGCAAACGAGGACTCACTGTGCAATTCTGTGCATGTACAGTGGCCAG GAGAAGGGAGCACTGGCTTTGCTTTCATCAGGCCAAAGATGCCTTTCTTTGGGAATACGTTCAGTCCGAAGAAGACACCTCCTCGGAAGTCGGCCTCTCTCTCCAACCTGCATTCT TTGGATCgatcaacccgggaggtggagctgggctTGGAATACGGATCCCCGACTATGAACCTGGCAGGGCAAAGCCTGAAGTTTGAAAATGGCCAGTGGATAGCAG AGACAGGGGTTAGTGGCGGTGTGGACCGGAGGGAGGTTCAGCGCCTTCGCAGGCGGAACCAGCAGTTGGAGGAAGAGAACAATCTCTTGCGGCTGAAAGTGGACATCCTGTTAGACATG CTTTCAGAGTCCACTGCCGAATCCCACTTAATGGAGAAGGAACTGGATGAACTGAGGATCAGCCggaagagaaaatga
- the CBY1 gene encoding protein chibby homolog 1 isoform X1, with the protein MTLSVRSQMQTRTHCAILCMYSGQITTDWVIYKEKKFIWLTVLETGKSKSMVQVSGEGSTGFAFIRPKMPFFGNTFSPKKTPPRKSASLSNLHSLDRSTREVELGLEYGSPTMNLAGQSLKFENGQWIAETGVSGGVDRREVQRLRRRNQQLEEENNLLRLKVDILLDMLSESTAESHLMEKELDELRISRKRK; encoded by the exons ATGACGTTGAGTGTGAGAAGCCAGATGCAAACGAGGACTCACTGTGCAATTCTGTGCATGTACAGTGGCCAG attaccacagactgggtaatttataaagaaaagaagtttatttggctcacagttctggagactgggaagtccaagagcatggtgcaAGTATCTG GAGAAGGGAGCACTGGCTTTGCTTTCATCAGGCCAAAGATGCCTTTCTTTGGGAATACGTTCAGTCCGAAGAAGACACCTCCTCGGAAGTCGGCCTCTCTCTCCAACCTGCATTCT TTGGATCgatcaacccgggaggtggagctgggctTGGAATACGGATCCCCGACTATGAACCTGGCAGGGCAAAGCCTGAAGTTTGAAAATGGCCAGTGGATAGCAG AGACAGGGGTTAGTGGCGGTGTGGACCGGAGGGAGGTTCAGCGCCTTCGCAGGCGGAACCAGCAGTTGGAGGAAGAGAACAATCTCTTGCGGCTGAAAGTGGACATCCTGTTAGACATG CTTTCAGAGTCCACTGCCGAATCCCACTTAATGGAGAAGGAACTGGATGAACTGAGGATCAGCCggaagagaaaatga
- the CBY1 gene encoding protein chibby homolog 1 isoform X3, whose protein sequence is MVQVSGEGSTGFAFIRPKMPFFGNTFSPKKTPPRKSASLSNLHSLDRSTREVELGLEYGSPTMNLAGQSLKFENGQWIAETGVSGGVDRREVQRLRRRNQQLEEENNLLRLKVDILLDMLSESTAESHLMEKELDELRISRKRK, encoded by the exons atggtgcaAGTATCTG GAGAAGGGAGCACTGGCTTTGCTTTCATCAGGCCAAAGATGCCTTTCTTTGGGAATACGTTCAGTCCGAAGAAGACACCTCCTCGGAAGTCGGCCTCTCTCTCCAACCTGCATTCT TTGGATCgatcaacccgggaggtggagctgggctTGGAATACGGATCCCCGACTATGAACCTGGCAGGGCAAAGCCTGAAGTTTGAAAATGGCCAGTGGATAGCAG AGACAGGGGTTAGTGGCGGTGTGGACCGGAGGGAGGTTCAGCGCCTTCGCAGGCGGAACCAGCAGTTGGAGGAAGAGAACAATCTCTTGCGGCTGAAAGTGGACATCCTGTTAGACATG CTTTCAGAGTCCACTGCCGAATCCCACTTAATGGAGAAGGAACTGGATGAACTGAGGATCAGCCggaagagaaaatga
- the CBY1 gene encoding protein chibby homolog 1 isoform X4 gives MPFFGNTFSPKKTPPRKSASLSNLHSLDRSTREVELGLEYGSPTMNLAGQSLKFENGQWIAETGVSGGVDRREVQRLRRRNQQLEEENNLLRLKVDILLDMLSESTAESHLMEKELDELRISRKRK, from the exons ATGCCTTTCTTTGGGAATACGTTCAGTCCGAAGAAGACACCTCCTCGGAAGTCGGCCTCTCTCTCCAACCTGCATTCT TTGGATCgatcaacccgggaggtggagctgggctTGGAATACGGATCCCCGACTATGAACCTGGCAGGGCAAAGCCTGAAGTTTGAAAATGGCCAGTGGATAGCAG AGACAGGGGTTAGTGGCGGTGTGGACCGGAGGGAGGTTCAGCGCCTTCGCAGGCGGAACCAGCAGTTGGAGGAAGAGAACAATCTCTTGCGGCTGAAAGTGGACATCCTGTTAGACATG CTTTCAGAGTCCACTGCCGAATCCCACTTAATGGAGAAGGAACTGGATGAACTGAGGATCAGCCggaagagaaaatga